A segment of the Leptolyngbya sp. NIES-3755 genome:
CAAAATCAGTCCGACCGTCGCGAGTGCGTAGACAGGACGACTGGCTCCCATCATTGCCATCGCAGCCGCAAGCGAGATGAAAATTACGATGAGCCAGATGATGATCTGACCGTAAATATCGCCGAATGAAAGCGTACAAGATAAGCGATACCGTTGCATATTATTCATCGAAAAATACCTGGTTGGTGTGGAAACCCAGCGTCTTCAAACCTGGGAAGAAACAACAAGCAAGCGGTTTGACCCGCCTACCCTGAAAGAAGAATTGACCGATTCTTTAAACCTAGCGTTAACTTTTGGCGAAGGCTGATTTCTTCCAATTTTTGCAACCTTTTTTAACGTCGATTCTGACGAAAGCAAGCTGTGGGTATCAATGCGATCGACCTGCTCCTAAGTACAATTCTGCAACTCTAGGATTGTTCAACAGTTCTGATCCGATGCCTTCAAATCGATCGCGTCCTGATTCGAGTACGTAACCCCGATCTGCCATTTCTAGCGCTCTACGGGCATTTTGCTCGACCAGTACGATCGCAGTTCCATCTCGATTAATCTGCCGAATTTGCTCAAAGACGCTATTTACTAGAATCGGAGACAAAGCTGCTGAAGGTTCATCAAGCAAAAGCAGTGTAGGTTTTAGCATCAAAGCTTTTCCCATTGCTAACATCTGCCGTTCTCCACCTGAAAGCGTTCCTGCTCGTTGTTTGCGGCGTTCTGCAAGTCTAGGAAATCGCTGGTAAATTTCATCTTTGAGCGGTTGAAGTGGGACATCTCGAACATAAGCGCCCATTTCGAGATTTTCCTCGATCGATAAAGATGGAAAGACGTTCGCAATCTGCGGCACATAAGACATTCCGCGCTGCACAATTTGATCCGATCGCAATCCTGCAATCTCTTGCCCGTTGAATTTAATGCTTCCAGTATGCGGCTTCAATAATCCAAATACTGTTTTTGCCAAGGTCGATTTTCCGGCTCCATTCGGTCCAATAATTGCCACCAGTTCACCCGGCAGAACTCGCATATTTGCACCTTGCAAAATGTCTAAGTCTTTGACGTAACCTGCGTGAATATCTTGAACTTCAAGGATCGGAGAAGTCATAGTGAGAGTCGCTGAAAACTCCCACTATCTTTGC
Coding sequences within it:
- a CDS encoding hypothetical protein (conserved hypothetical protein;~similar to AA sequence:cyanobase_aa:LBDG_27070): MNNMQRYRLSCTLSFGDIYGQIIIWLIVIFISLAAAMAMMGASRPVYALATVGLILVLSLPFLLFAFVTTLLNHIEITELDSAKETRSTPAPSVPRQTAQA
- a CDS encoding ATP-binding protein of branched-chain amino acid ABC transporter (similar to AA sequence:cyanobase_aa:LBDG_51130): MTSPILEVQDIHAGYVKDLDILQGANMRVLPGELVAIIGPNGAGKSTLAKTVFGLLKPHTGSIKFNGQEIAGLRSDQIVQRGMSYVPQIANVFPSLSIEENLEMGAYVRDVPLQPLKDEIYQRFPRLAERRKQRAGTLSGGERQMLAMGKALMLKPTLLLLDEPSAALSPILVNSVFEQIRQINRDGTAIVLVEQNARRALEMADRGYVLESGRDRFEGIGSELLNNPRVAELYLGAGRSH